A window of Aeromicrobium sp. A1-2 contains these coding sequences:
- a CDS encoding shikimate kinase — protein sequence MSPIAVLIGPPGAGKTTVAEDLARRLGASFRDTDHDIETREGATVQEIFVDHGEAHFRVLEEEAVAAALLEHDGVLALGGGAVLSEATRALLAEHRVVFLDVGLPAAVSRVGMNGNRPLLLGNVRSQLKNLMDRRRPLYAQVARFTIVTDDLDASQVSDRALALIEEDR from the coding sequence TTGAGTCCCATTGCGGTCCTGATCGGTCCGCCCGGAGCGGGCAAGACGACGGTCGCGGAGGACCTGGCCAGGCGGCTGGGTGCGTCCTTCCGGGACACTGACCACGACATCGAGACACGCGAGGGCGCGACGGTCCAGGAGATCTTCGTCGACCACGGCGAGGCCCACTTCCGTGTCCTGGAGGAAGAGGCCGTCGCGGCCGCCCTGCTGGAGCACGACGGAGTGCTGGCACTGGGCGGCGGGGCCGTGCTGAGCGAGGCCACCCGCGCCCTGCTGGCCGAGCACCGGGTCGTCTTCCTGGACGTCGGCCTCCCAGCTGCGGTCTCCCGCGTCGGGATGAACGGCAACCGGCCGCTGCTGCTCGGGAACGTCCGGTCACAGCTCAAGAACCTGATGGATCGGCGCCGCCCGCTCTACGCCCAGGTCGCACGATTCACGATCGTCACCGACGATCTGGACGCCAGCCAGGTGAGCGACCGCGCCCTGGCCCTGATCGAGGAGGACCGATGA
- the aroC gene encoding chorismate synthase → MLRWLTAGESHGPALVAVLEGLPAGVQVTSKDIQAALARRRLGYGRGARMAFEADELEIVGGLRHGLTMGSPIALRIGNSEWPKWDQVMSADPVDPEVLDGLKRNAPLTRPRPGHADLAGMQKYGFDEARPILERASARETAARVALGEIAAQFIRQTTGATLVSHVVELGTVRAPAGVIPSHHDVEALDADPVRCFDAETSVAMVAEIDQAHKDGDTLGGVVEVVVEGLPPGLGSHTHWDKRLDGRLAQALMGIQAIKGVELGDGFELARTRGSLAHDEIIPTPEGIRRVSGRAGGTEGGMTTGEILRVRAAMKPIATVPRALRTVDVETGEEARAHHQRSDVCAVPAAGIVAEAMVALVVADAILEKFAGDAVEETRRNVDGYLANLRHR, encoded by the coding sequence ATGCTTCGTTGGTTGACCGCAGGTGAGTCGCACGGCCCCGCTCTCGTCGCCGTGCTCGAGGGACTGCCGGCGGGGGTGCAGGTGACCAGCAAGGACATCCAGGCCGCCCTCGCGCGCCGCCGTCTGGGCTATGGCCGGGGCGCCCGCATGGCGTTCGAGGCCGATGAGCTCGAGATCGTCGGCGGACTGCGGCACGGCCTGACGATGGGCAGCCCGATCGCGCTGCGCATCGGCAACAGTGAGTGGCCCAAGTGGGACCAGGTCATGTCGGCTGATCCGGTCGACCCTGAGGTCCTCGACGGGCTCAAGCGCAATGCGCCCCTGACCCGCCCCCGCCCCGGCCACGCCGATCTGGCCGGCATGCAGAAGTACGGCTTCGATGAGGCCCGGCCGATCCTCGAGCGGGCCAGCGCCCGGGAGACCGCCGCCCGCGTCGCGCTCGGCGAGATCGCTGCGCAGTTCATCCGGCAGACGACCGGCGCGACGCTCGTGTCACACGTCGTTGAGCTCGGCACGGTGCGCGCCCCGGCCGGCGTGATCCCGTCCCACCACGACGTGGAGGCCCTCGACGCCGATCCCGTGCGTTGCTTCGACGCCGAGACCAGCGTGGCGATGGTTGCCGAGATCGACCAGGCGCACAAGGACGGCGACACCCTCGGCGGGGTCGTCGAGGTCGTGGTCGAAGGGCTGCCCCCGGGGCTGGGCTCACACACTCACTGGGACAAGCGGCTCGACGGCAGACTCGCGCAGGCGCTGATGGGCATCCAGGCGATCAAGGGCGTTGAGCTCGGCGATGGCTTCGAGCTGGCACGCACCCGCGGCTCGCTCGCGCACGACGAGATCATCCCGACGCCCGAGGGCATCCGTCGCGTTTCCGGGCGCGCCGGTGGCACTGAGGGTGGCATGACGACCGGAGAGATATTGCGCGTGCGGGCCGCGATGAAGCCCATCGCGACGGTGCCCCGCGCCCTGCGTACGGTCGACGTCGAGACCGGCGAGGAGGCACGCGCGCATCACCAGCGCTCGGACGTGTGCGCGGTCCCTGCGGCCGGCATCGTGGCCGAGGCGATGGTGGCGCTGGTCGTGGCCGACGCGATCCTCGAGAAGTTCGCAGGTGACGCGGTCGAGGAGACTCGCCGCAACGTCGACGGCTACCTCGCCAACCTGAGGCACCGTTGA
- a CDS encoding multidrug efflux SMR transporter → MAWSILVLSGVLEAVWATALGRSAGLSRLAPTVVFLLALVASMAGLAYAMRTLPIGTAYAVWVGIGAVLTATVSMTSGGETVSLAKILCLLAIVGGVVGLKLAH, encoded by the coding sequence ATGGCATGGTCGATCCTGGTCCTTTCCGGCGTCCTGGAAGCGGTGTGGGCCACGGCCCTGGGCCGTTCCGCGGGACTGAGCCGGCTGGCGCCCACCGTGGTCTTCCTGCTGGCGTTGGTGGCCAGCATGGCCGGACTCGCGTACGCGATGCGCACACTGCCGATCGGCACGGCATACGCCGTGTGGGTCGGTATCGGCGCAGTGCTCACAGCCACGGTCTCGATGACCTCCGGCGGTGAGACTGTGTCGCTCGCCAAGATCCTGTGCCTGCTGGCGATCGTCGGCGGCGTCGTGGGTCTCAAGCTGGCCCACTGA
- a CDS encoding prepilin peptidase: protein MTIVLTALAAALLGAAGPLVLRRIPEPAGGDDDKLPYAVLAEFRGLRVGLALSSALMAGLVAWRIDDSELLPVWVLVAGVGSWLAFIDWHTRLLPFFIVAPTYLLTLVLVVLGAVLLQDAQVLVRAVVANVVVYVIFRVLFWIARGAFGFGDVRLSGVLALALGALGASEVFVGMYAGFILGAVFGLGLARLKLVDPKAYAFGPYMIVGAVLGAAWGPAIYAV from the coding sequence GTGACCATCGTCCTCACGGCCCTCGCAGCGGCTCTCCTGGGCGCTGCCGGGCCCCTCGTGCTGCGACGCATCCCGGAGCCGGCCGGAGGCGATGACGACAAGCTTCCCTACGCCGTGCTGGCGGAGTTTCGTGGGCTCAGGGTGGGCCTGGCGCTCTCCTCGGCGCTGATGGCCGGGCTGGTGGCGTGGCGGATAGACGACTCCGAGCTGCTGCCGGTCTGGGTCCTGGTCGCCGGGGTCGGCTCGTGGCTGGCGTTCATCGACTGGCACACCCGGCTGCTCCCGTTCTTCATCGTGGCCCCGACCTACCTGCTGACCCTGGTCCTGGTCGTGCTGGGTGCCGTGCTGCTGCAGGACGCGCAGGTGCTGGTCCGTGCCGTGGTCGCCAATGTCGTCGTCTACGTCATCTTCCGCGTCCTCTTCTGGATCGCGAGGGGGGCCTTCGGCTTCGGCGACGTGCGCCTGTCCGGCGTCCTCGCCCTGGCGCTCGGTGCACTGGGGGCGAGCGAGGTGTTCGTCGGGATGTACGCCGGATTCATCCTTGGCGCGGTCTTCGGGCTGGGCCTGGCCCGACTCAAGCTCGTCGACCCGAAGGCCTACGCCTTCGGGCCGTACATGATCGTGGGTGCGGTGCTCGGCGCAGCGTGGGGACCGGCGATCTACGCCGTCTGA
- a CDS encoding shikimate dehydrogenase produces the protein MRCAVLGSPIAHSLSPAMHRAAYAELGLDWTYDAVAVEEHELPLFLRSLGDDVRGLSVTAPLKRAAAQEAHQRSEHVELLGVANTLVVDDGMLSAHNTDVTGALAAMQERGLLSGIRTARILGAGATATSMAYALSTHGLSRLELVVRDPARARETQQVAERRGVEVVVRGIDEPLTETVDLLISTVPEDVAGARSRELTAAARAVFDIVYDPWPTTLLAAAAESGLPTVSGLDLLAHQAALQVELMTGSTVDPQILLNAAMGELATR, from the coding sequence ATGCGCTGCGCCGTCCTGGGCTCGCCGATCGCTCACTCGCTCTCGCCTGCCATGCACCGTGCGGCGTACGCCGAGCTGGGGCTGGACTGGACGTACGACGCGGTGGCGGTCGAGGAGCATGAGCTCCCGCTGTTCCTGAGGTCGCTCGGAGACGACGTCCGGGGGCTGTCGGTGACGGCGCCGCTCAAGCGGGCAGCCGCCCAGGAGGCTCACCAGCGCAGCGAGCACGTCGAGCTGCTCGGCGTCGCAAACACCCTGGTTGTCGACGACGGCATGCTCTCGGCCCACAACACCGACGTCACCGGCGCACTGGCGGCCATGCAGGAGCGCGGTCTGCTGAGCGGCATCCGCACGGCACGCATCCTGGGGGCGGGCGCCACGGCGACCTCCATGGCGTACGCCTTGTCGACCCACGGGCTCAGCCGACTCGAGCTCGTCGTCCGCGACCCGGCTCGCGCTCGGGAGACCCAGCAGGTGGCTGAACGGCGCGGGGTCGAGGTCGTGGTCCGCGGCATCGACGAGCCGCTGACCGAGACCGTTGACCTCCTCATCTCGACCGTGCCCGAGGACGTTGCGGGTGCCCGCTCGCGCGAGCTCACCGCGGCGGCGCGGGCCGTGTTCGACATCGTCTACGACCCGTGGCCGACCACGCTGCTGGCCGCCGCCGCGGAGTCTGGCCTGCCGACCGTGAGCGGGCTCGACCTGCTGGCACACCAGGCCGCGCTTCAGGTCGAGCTGATGACAGGAAGCACCGTCGATCCACAGATCTTGCTCAATGCCGCAATGGGTGAGCTCGCAACCCGCTAG
- the mltG gene encoding endolytic transglycosylase MltG, which yields MSDSGLDLMTGGPSGPGRRRAAKPARKPWGRRIVALVVVLAVVFGGYLAFGKISGFLSGPDDYTSAGTGSVVVEIPTGSSGQQIADILAKNDVVKSAEAFYQLAINDSRFQGIQAGFYKLPKQMSAEYAMRAMVDKDNIVGAPGESRVTIPEGSRLKSISKIIVAKTKISAADVKAALADADAIGLPAVAKGNAEGYLYPATYAVGSKTTAVELIKEMVAKTVSVTKDLDIGTRAEALGLNAEQVLTVASILEFEAKKDEDYAKVARVLYNRIDRGMQLQLDSTVSFASGREGDVFTTPEERNSDSPYNTYKVAGLPPGPIGSPGQKTIEAALNPAEGDWLYFVAVNLETGETVFSNTLAEHNQAVKKLQAYCAAADDKIC from the coding sequence ATGAGCGACAGTGGGCTGGACCTGATGACCGGAGGACCCTCGGGTCCGGGCCGACGACGTGCGGCGAAGCCGGCCCGCAAGCCTTGGGGTCGCCGCATCGTGGCGCTCGTGGTGGTCCTCGCAGTCGTCTTCGGCGGATACCTCGCCTTCGGCAAGATCTCCGGTTTCCTGAGCGGTCCGGACGACTACACCAGTGCCGGAACAGGCTCGGTCGTCGTTGAGATCCCGACAGGTTCGAGCGGCCAGCAGATTGCGGACATCCTGGCCAAGAACGATGTCGTCAAGAGCGCCGAGGCGTTCTACCAGCTCGCGATCAACGACTCCCGGTTCCAGGGGATCCAGGCCGGGTTCTACAAGCTTCCCAAGCAGATGTCCGCCGAGTACGCGATGCGCGCGATGGTTGACAAGGACAACATCGTCGGCGCACCGGGAGAGTCGCGGGTCACGATCCCCGAAGGCTCCCGGCTGAAGTCGATCAGCAAGATCATCGTGGCCAAGACCAAGATCTCCGCGGCCGACGTCAAGGCCGCGCTCGCCGACGCGGACGCGATCGGGCTGCCGGCGGTCGCCAAGGGCAACGCGGAAGGCTACCTGTATCCCGCGACGTACGCCGTCGGCTCCAAGACCACGGCGGTCGAGCTGATCAAGGAGATGGTCGCCAAGACGGTGTCGGTCACCAAGGACCTCGACATCGGCACCCGTGCCGAGGCGCTTGGACTCAATGCAGAGCAGGTCCTGACTGTCGCGAGCATCCTGGAGTTCGAGGCCAAGAAGGATGAGGACTACGCCAAGGTCGCGCGGGTGCTCTACAACCGCATCGATCGCGGCATGCAGCTCCAGCTCGACTCCACGGTGTCGTTCGCCAGCGGCCGTGAGGGCGATGTCTTCACGACGCCCGAGGAGCGCAACTCCGACTCGCCGTACAACACCTACAAGGTCGCGGGTCTGCCCCCGGGGCCGATCGGGTCGCCCGGGCAGAAGACCATCGAGGCCGCGCTCAACCCCGCAGAGGGTGACTGGCTCTACTTCGTCGCGGTCAACCTGGAGACTGGCGAGACGGTGTTCTCCAACACGCTGGCCGAGCACAACCAGGCGGTCAAGAAGCTGCAGGCGTACTGTGCTGCCGCCGACGACAAGATCTGCTGA
- the ruvX gene encoding Holliday junction resolvase RuvX, whose amino-acid sequence MRRGRRVGVDVGDVRIGVAVSDPDGILATPVETVPAGPKAIGRLAELIAEYEALECVVGLPVGLSGREGPASIKVRAFCAELSPAIFPVPIRLFDERMSTMTADSNLRHSGRSGAARRTVIDQAAATVILQTALDSERTRGSAPGEGL is encoded by the coding sequence ATGCGGCGCGGTCGGCGGGTGGGTGTCGATGTCGGTGACGTGCGGATCGGCGTCGCCGTGAGCGATCCCGACGGCATCCTCGCGACACCGGTCGAGACCGTGCCTGCCGGTCCGAAGGCGATCGGGCGGCTCGCCGAGCTGATCGCGGAGTACGAGGCGCTCGAGTGCGTCGTGGGCCTGCCGGTCGGGCTCTCCGGCCGCGAAGGGCCGGCCTCGATCAAGGTCCGGGCCTTCTGCGCAGAGCTGTCGCCGGCGATCTTCCCCGTGCCGATCCGCTTGTTCGACGAGAGGATGTCGACCATGACGGCCGACAGCAACCTGAGGCACAGCGGCCGCTCGGGAGCGGCCAGGCGCACGGTGATCGACCAAGCTGCCGCTACCGTCATCCTGCAGACGGCACTCGATTCAGAGCGAACCCGCGGGTCCGCACCAGGAGAAGGCTTGTGA
- the alaS gene encoding alanine--tRNA ligase → MLTAEIRRRFLAHFENAGHTVVPSAPLLFDDPNLLFVNAGMVPFKPYFLGQETPPWDRATSVQKCVRTQDIEEVGKTTRHGTFFQMNGNFSFGDYFKEGAITHAWKLITGSVADGGLGFDPETIWVTVLHSDDEARQLWKQIAGLPDERIQSRGLLDNYWHMGVAGPGGPASEIYVDRGPEFGPDGGPVVDEDRFLEIWNLVFMQEEITNVRAKDQFDVIGDLPNKNIDTGMGLERVAYLLQEKGNLYEIDEVFPVIEKASEITGRTYGKDHGDDVRFRVIADHVRSGLMLMGDGVTPGNEARGYVLRRLLRRAVRSMRLLGYEDPALPALLPVSLDRMKASYPELEADFPRISQIAYAEEEAFRQTLGKGTQIFESAAIALKDGGGTTLPGKQAFALHDTYGFPIDLTLEMASEQGLTVDEEGFRALMAEQRSRAKADAKSKKGSHADTTVYRAALDANGPTDWLAYTDLTTESRVLALIAEGSGVPALSVGALGEVVLDRTPFYAESGGQHADAGTLTWDGGRAEVLDVQRPVRGLVVHQVRVLEGELTLDQELEAAVDPDWRLGARQAHSGTHVVHAALREVLGPTALQSGSFNRPGYLRLDFGWNGALSPDQLHGVEAASNRALRADLAVRAQTMSLPEARDFGALALFGETYGEDVRVVEIGGPWSRELCGGTHVERSSQIGTLVITSDGSVGAGNRRIEALTGIEGFEYLARERDVVRQLTEILKTQADDVPGRVKDLVERLKAADKAAERIKAAQLIGAAGDIAAAAKDIAGIAYVGHHAAGAGGGDVRTLALDIRNRLRERPAVVVVIGDAGDKPAAVVALNDLAQERGLSANQLIGVVGDKIGGRGGGKADVAQGGGTDVSAIPAALAAVEAALSA, encoded by the coding sequence ATGCTGACCGCGGAGATCCGCCGCCGATTCCTCGCGCACTTCGAGAACGCCGGACACACCGTCGTCCCCTCGGCGCCGTTGCTGTTCGACGATCCCAACCTGCTGTTCGTCAACGCCGGCATGGTGCCGTTCAAGCCGTACTTCCTGGGCCAGGAGACTCCGCCGTGGGACCGGGCCACGTCGGTGCAGAAGTGCGTGCGTACGCAAGACATCGAAGAGGTCGGCAAGACCACCCGGCACGGCACGTTCTTTCAGATGAACGGCAACTTCTCGTTCGGTGACTACTTCAAGGAAGGCGCCATCACGCACGCCTGGAAGCTCATCACCGGCTCCGTCGCCGATGGTGGGCTGGGCTTCGACCCCGAGACGATCTGGGTCACGGTGCTGCACTCCGACGACGAGGCGCGTCAGCTCTGGAAGCAGATCGCCGGCCTGCCCGACGAGCGGATCCAGAGCCGTGGGCTGCTCGACAACTACTGGCACATGGGTGTCGCCGGGCCCGGCGGTCCCGCGAGCGAGATCTATGTCGACCGCGGGCCCGAGTTCGGGCCAGACGGCGGGCCAGTCGTCGACGAGGATCGGTTCCTGGAGATCTGGAACCTGGTGTTCATGCAGGAGGAGATCACCAACGTCCGGGCCAAGGACCAGTTCGACGTCATCGGTGACCTGCCGAACAAGAACATCGACACCGGCATGGGGCTCGAGCGGGTCGCCTACCTCCTGCAGGAGAAGGGCAACCTCTACGAGATCGACGAGGTGTTCCCGGTCATCGAGAAGGCCTCGGAGATCACCGGGCGCACGTACGGCAAGGACCATGGCGACGACGTCCGGTTCCGAGTCATCGCCGACCACGTCCGCAGCGGACTGATGCTGATGGGCGACGGCGTCACGCCCGGCAACGAGGCCCGCGGCTACGTCCTGCGCCGCCTGCTCCGTCGGGCCGTGCGCTCGATGCGACTGCTGGGCTACGAGGATCCGGCCCTGCCGGCACTGCTCCCGGTCAGCCTGGACCGGATGAAGGCGTCCTACCCCGAGCTTGAGGCCGACTTCCCCCGCATCTCGCAGATCGCGTACGCCGAGGAGGAAGCCTTCCGCCAGACCCTCGGCAAGGGCACGCAGATCTTCGAGAGCGCTGCGATCGCGCTCAAGGACGGCGGTGGCACGACGCTGCCGGGCAAGCAGGCGTTCGCCCTGCACGACACCTACGGCTTCCCGATCGACCTGACCCTGGAGATGGCCTCCGAGCAGGGCCTGACGGTCGACGAGGAAGGCTTCCGCGCCCTGATGGCCGAGCAGCGCTCGCGCGCCAAGGCCGACGCCAAGTCCAAGAAGGGCAGCCACGCGGACACCACGGTCTACCGTGCCGCGTTGGACGCCAACGGCCCGACCGACTGGCTGGCGTACACCGACCTGACGACCGAGTCGCGCGTCCTCGCCCTGATCGCCGAGGGGTCGGGCGTTCCAGCGCTCTCCGTCGGCGCGCTCGGCGAGGTCGTGCTCGACCGCACACCGTTCTACGCCGAGTCCGGCGGACAGCACGCCGACGCGGGCACGTTGACGTGGGACGGGGGCCGGGCCGAGGTGCTCGACGTCCAGCGCCCGGTCCGTGGACTCGTGGTCCACCAGGTGCGGGTGCTGGAGGGTGAGCTGACGCTCGACCAGGAGCTCGAGGCTGCCGTCGACCCGGACTGGCGGCTCGGCGCGCGCCAGGCCCATTCGGGCACGCACGTCGTGCACGCCGCGCTGCGCGAGGTGCTCGGTCCCACGGCTCTGCAGTCCGGCTCGTTCAACCGCCCCGGCTACCTCCGACTCGACTTCGGCTGGAACGGGGCTCTGTCGCCCGATCAGCTGCACGGCGTCGAAGCGGCGTCCAACCGAGCGCTTCGTGCAGACCTGGCTGTTCGGGCCCAGACCATGTCGCTGCCCGAGGCGCGCGACTTCGGCGCGCTCGCGCTGTTCGGCGAGACCTACGGCGAAGACGTGCGTGTCGTCGAAATCGGCGGCCCGTGGTCGCGTGAGCTGTGCGGTGGCACGCACGTCGAGCGGTCCTCGCAGATCGGCACCCTGGTCATCACGTCGGACGGCTCGGTCGGAGCAGGCAACCGGCGCATCGAGGCACTCACGGGAATCGAGGGCTTCGAATACCTCGCCCGCGAGCGTGACGTCGTCCGCCAGCTCACCGAGATCCTCAAGACGCAGGCCGACGACGTCCCGGGCCGGGTCAAGGACCTGGTCGAGCGGCTCAAGGCCGCGGACAAGGCAGCCGAGCGCATCAAGGCCGCACAGCTGATCGGCGCGGCCGGCGACATCGCGGCCGCGGCCAAGGACATCGCCGGCATCGCCTACGTCGGACACCATGCCGCGGGAGCCGGTGGGGGAGACGTGCGCACGCTGGCCCTCGACATCCGCAACCGTCTGCGCGAGCGTCCCGCCGTCGTGGTCGTGATCGGTGATGCCGGTGACAAGCCGGCCGCCGTGGTGGCCCTCAACGACCTGGCCCAGGAGCGAGGGCTCTCGGCCAACCAGCTGATCGGCGTCGTGGGCGACAAGATCGGCGGCCGCGGCGGCGGCAAGGCCGACGTCGCGCAGGGCGGCGGCACAGACGTGTCCGCGATTCCGGCTGCGCTCGCTGCGGTCGAGGCGGCGCTGAGCGCGTGA
- a CDS encoding DUF6167 family protein → MRSRIVWFVAGSAAGVYATAKARRAAYRLSVPGLVDQAAALGSGWRAFSAEVRDGMETREDEIVHQLSGATHDHSDLLRLQAEHTDKDRT, encoded by the coding sequence ATGAGGTCGCGGATCGTCTGGTTCGTCGCCGGCTCGGCCGCCGGCGTCTACGCCACCGCCAAGGCCCGCCGAGCCGCCTACCGGCTCTCGGTGCCGGGTCTCGTCGACCAGGCCGCGGCCCTCGGGTCCGGCTGGCGTGCTTTCAGCGCCGAGGTGCGAGACGGCATGGAGACTCGCGAGGACGAGATCGTCCACCAACTGTCCGGCGCCACCCACGACCACTCCGATCTGCTTCGCCTCCAGGCCGAGCACACCGACAAGGACCGAACCTGA
- a CDS encoding replication-associated recombination protein A, which yields MSTDGLFDLPDAPPTTGTGGGSLSGNTSANAPLAVRMRPRSLEELVGQQHLLAPGSPLRQMIDGNQPLTILLWGPPGTGKTTIASLLSAHTDRRFVEVSAVSAGVKEVRETIVGARRALSQSGVETVLFVDEVHRFSKSQQDALLPGVENRWVSLVAATTENPHFSVISPLLSRSLLLTLESLTDDDIGVILDRALTDDRGLGGAVTLSDEARSHLVRLAGGDGRRVLTYLEAAAGAATSQGKSQIDVEDAALAVDRAAVRYDRQGDQHYDVTSALIKSIRGSDVDAALHYLARMIEAGEDPKFIARRLMISASEDIGLADPTALTTAVAAAQAVAMIGFPEARITLSQAVIALATAPKSNAAYKAIDAAIADVRAGKVGAVPPALRDAHYSGAKKLGHGHDYLYAHSDPRGVVSQQYAPDEVDGATYYEPGGHGAEAAIAERLARIRAILRDR from the coding sequence ATGAGCACCGACGGGCTGTTCGACCTGCCCGACGCACCGCCGACGACCGGCACAGGTGGGGGAAGCCTGAGCGGAAACACCTCGGCCAACGCGCCGCTCGCGGTCCGCATGCGCCCGCGGTCGCTTGAAGAGCTCGTGGGTCAGCAGCACCTGTTGGCTCCCGGCTCGCCGCTGCGCCAGATGATCGACGGCAACCAGCCGCTCACGATCCTGCTGTGGGGCCCACCCGGCACCGGCAAGACGACCATCGCAAGCCTGCTGAGCGCTCACACCGACCGCCGATTCGTCGAGGTCTCAGCGGTCTCGGCCGGCGTCAAGGAGGTGCGCGAGACTATCGTCGGAGCACGCCGCGCGCTGTCGCAGAGCGGTGTCGAGACGGTCCTGTTCGTCGATGAGGTCCACCGCTTCAGCAAGTCTCAGCAGGACGCCCTGCTGCCCGGGGTCGAGAACCGCTGGGTGTCCCTGGTCGCGGCGACGACCGAGAACCCGCACTTCAGTGTCATCTCCCCGCTGTTGTCGCGCTCGCTGCTCCTGACGCTCGAGTCGCTGACCGACGACGACATTGGCGTGATCCTCGACCGGGCGCTCACGGACGATCGCGGGCTCGGCGGCGCCGTCACGTTGTCCGACGAGGCCCGCAGCCACCTCGTACGCCTGGCCGGTGGCGACGGTCGACGCGTCCTGACATACCTCGAGGCCGCTGCGGGCGCCGCCACGAGCCAGGGCAAGTCGCAGATCGACGTGGAGGACGCCGCACTCGCGGTCGACAGGGCCGCAGTTCGCTACGACCGGCAGGGCGACCAGCACTATGACGTCACCAGTGCGCTCATCAAGTCGATCCGGGGCTCGGACGTCGATGCCGCGCTGCACTACCTCGCTCGCATGATCGAGGCCGGCGAGGACCCGAAGTTCATCGCGCGACGGCTGATGATCTCGGCGAGCGAGGACATCGGCCTGGCCGATCCGACCGCGTTGACGACGGCGGTGGCCGCGGCTCAGGCCGTCGCAATGATCGGATTCCCCGAGGCACGCATCACGTTGTCCCAGGCGGTCATCGCGCTCGCCACGGCCCCCAAGTCCAATGCCGCCTACAAAGCCATCGATGCCGCGATCGCCGATGTGCGCGCCGGCAAGGTCGGCGCTGTGCCACCCGCGCTGCGCGATGCGCACTACTCGGGTGCCAAGAAGCTCGGCCACGGCCATGACTACCTCTATGCGCACAGCGATCCGCGTGGCGTCGTGAGCCAGCAGTACGCGCCCGACGAGGTCGACGGTGCGACGTACTACGAGCCCGGCGGGCACGGAGCCGAGGCGGCGATCGCCGAGCGGCTGGCGCGGATCCGGGCGATCCTCCGCGATCGCTGA